The sequence GCCGATGATGAGCCGCTCCGGGGCCGGGTCGAGCGCATGGGCCAGGTCGAAGAGGGAGACGTCGTGCCCCTTCGCGCGCCACCAGTCCGGCAGCACCCCGGCGGGCGTGATGATCACGTCGTCAACGTACTCCTTCCCGTCGATCACGATCTTCCCGAATCCGTATGAATCGATGTGCATATCAGGCACTCTATCGCAGTCGCTCGTTCTGGGCAACAGCTCATCAGACGAAGCGGGACGGGGCACTCTTCTCGCTACGCTCGTCGCCTCAGGCGCCGGCTCCTCGCTGGGCCACGTCGGCCGGATCATGCAGGCTACGGCACCCGGCCTCCGTGAGCCCCGCTGCGAAGAGTGGCCCGTCCCGCCCCGTCAAATCGATACCGTGTTGCCTCCGGATGGCCCCGTTCCGAAACGGACAACCTCGACAAGGGGTGCAGAGTCCCGCTTGCTCTGCGGAGCTCCTTGTAATGCCCTGCTGGATGTGATCAGATGCCGGGCATGGCTGTCGGCATCGTCAGGTCCTGTGCCCTCTTCCCGCTCCGCGCGGTGGTCTTCGCGATCGGGTTCGTGGATTATTATTTCGAGCGCGCCGCGGACTGGATCGTGGGCGCAAGGGCTGCGACCGAGTACGTCCGCGAGGGCAGCTGCGTGCGCTGCGGCCGATGCTGTTCTCTGCTCGGCATCGAGATGCCGGCATGGGCGGTGAAGAGGGACTGGCTGGTGAGGCTGCTCGTGGCATGGCACGACTCGGCGCTCAACTTCGAGTTCCAGGGCAGGGCGGAGGGCATGCTCGCCTATCGCTGCCGGTACTACAGGGACGGCGAGGGGGGCACGCCCGGCGGGTGCTCCATCTACCCGTTCCGCCACCGGCTCTGCCGTTTCTTCCCCCGCCAGCGCCTCTACGGCTCCCTGCCGCTCCACGATCAATGTGGCTTCAGGTTCGTGAAGAGAAAAGTCATAGAGCAGCGCAGGCAGCGCATCCACGACGGCAAGCCCCTCTTCGACGACATCATGCATCCTGGCATCA is a genomic window of Pseudomonadota bacterium containing:
- a CDS encoding YkgJ family cysteine cluster protein, yielding MPGMAVGIVRSCALFPLRAVVFAIGFVDYYFERAADWIVGARAATEYVREGSCVRCGRCCSLLGIEMPAWAVKRDWLVRLLVAWHDSALNFEFQGRAEGMLAYRCRYYRDGEGGTPGGCSIYPFRHRLCRFFPRQRLYGSLPLHDQCGFRFVKRKVIEQRRQRIHDGKPLFDDIMHPGIRS